A genomic window from Streptomyces sp. NBC_00234 includes:
- a CDS encoding sugar porter family MFS transporter: MTSTANGPASGAREAHPDHLGHVIFITAAAAMGGFLFGYDSSVINGAVEAIRDRYDIGSGTLAQVIAIALIGCAIGAATAGRIADRIGRIRCMQISSVLFTVSAVGSALPFALWDLAMWRIIGGFAIGMASVIGPAYIAEVSPPAYRGRLGSFQQAAIVIGIAISQLVNYGILQLADGDQRGEIGGLEAWQWMLGVMVVPAILYGLLSFAIPESPRFLISVGKRGRAREILAEVEGEHVNLDARVAEIETAMHREHKSTFSDLLGSRFGFLPIVWVGIGLSVFQQLVGINVAFYYSATLWQSVGVDPSSSFFYSFTTSIINIIGTVIAMVLVDRVGRRPLALVGSCGMAVALAFEAWAFSADLVDGELPSTQGAVALIAAHVFVLFFALSWGVVVWVFLGEMFPNRIRAAALGVAASAQWIANWAITASFPSLADWNLSGTYMIYTAFAVLSIPFVLKFVKETKGKALEEMG; the protein is encoded by the coding sequence GTGACCAGCACTGCCAACGGACCGGCGTCCGGGGCCCGAGAGGCCCACCCCGACCATCTCGGCCATGTCATCTTCATCACGGCAGCCGCAGCCATGGGCGGCTTCCTCTTCGGCTACGACAGCTCAGTGATCAACGGCGCGGTGGAGGCGATCCGCGACCGGTACGACATCGGCTCCGGCACGCTCGCCCAGGTCATCGCCATCGCCCTGATCGGCTGTGCGATCGGCGCCGCGACGGCGGGGCGCATCGCCGACCGGATCGGCCGCATCCGGTGCATGCAGATCTCCTCGGTGCTCTTCACCGTCAGTGCCGTCGGCTCCGCGCTCCCGTTCGCGCTCTGGGACCTGGCGATGTGGCGCATCATCGGTGGCTTCGCCATCGGTATGGCCTCGGTCATCGGCCCCGCGTACATCGCCGAGGTCTCGCCGCCCGCCTACCGGGGCCGGCTCGGCTCCTTCCAGCAGGCGGCCATCGTCATCGGCATCGCGATCTCCCAGCTGGTCAACTACGGCATCCTCCAGCTCGCCGACGGCGATCAGCGCGGCGAGATCGGCGGCCTCGAAGCCTGGCAGTGGATGCTCGGCGTGATGGTCGTCCCCGCCATCCTGTACGGACTCCTCTCGTTCGCCATCCCCGAGTCGCCGCGCTTCCTGATCTCGGTCGGCAAGCGGGGCCGGGCCAGGGAGATCCTGGCCGAGGTCGAGGGCGAACACGTGAATCTCGACGCGCGGGTGGCCGAGATCGAGACCGCCATGCACCGTGAGCACAAGTCCACCTTCAGCGATCTGCTCGGCAGCCGCTTCGGCTTCCTGCCGATCGTCTGGGTCGGCATCGGGCTGTCGGTCTTCCAGCAGCTCGTCGGCATCAACGTCGCGTTCTACTACTCGGCGACGCTGTGGCAGTCCGTCGGCGTCGACCCGTCCAGCTCGTTCTTCTACTCGTTCACCACGTCCATCATCAACATCATCGGCACGGTGATCGCGATGGTTCTGGTGGACCGGGTGGGCCGCAGGCCGCTCGCCCTGGTCGGCTCCTGCGGTATGGCGGTCGCGCTGGCCTTCGAGGCGTGGGCGTTCTCCGCGGATCTCGTCGACGGCGAGCTGCCCTCCACGCAGGGAGCCGTCGCGCTCATCGCGGCCCACGTCTTCGTTCTCTTCTTCGCCCTGTCGTGGGGTGTCGTGGTCTGGGTCTTCCTCGGCGAGATGTTCCCGAACCGGATCCGCGCCGCCGCGCTCGGTGTCGCCGCCTCCGCGCAGTGGATCGCCAACTGGGCGATCACCGCGAGCTTCCCGAGCCTCGCCGACTGGAACCTCTCCGGCACCTACATGATCTACACAGCCTTCGCCGTGCTCTCGATCCCCTTCGTGCTCAAGTTCGTGAAGGAGACCAAGGGCAAGGCGTTGGAGGAGATGGGCTAA
- a CDS encoding LLM class flavin-dependent oxidoreductase: MAFTVLRFNLVDPAATPDTLSARYRAALEMARYADERGIDTVQTEEHHGAANSWLPSPFVFAGAVFGATRRIAVTVSAIIGPLHDPLRLAEDIAVLDLLSAGRLVTVAGIGYRPEEYERAGVEWGRRGRLQDELLETLLRAWTGEPFPYRGRTVRVTPRPYTRPRPMLLVGGSSRAAARRAARLGLPLFPSAHLPELEAYYHEQRAEYGTEGFCMMPAAKTPLLHLSEDPDRTWAHYGEHFLHEARTYASWQSKDIRSAVRSAATTVEELRAEGVYRVLTPQQCAELDTDSLVLHPLCGGMPVEEAWRSLRLFCETAGNGTAPAQQG, from the coding sequence ATGGCGTTCACCGTGCTCAGGTTCAATCTCGTCGATCCGGCCGCCACCCCGGACACACTCTCGGCGCGCTACCGCGCGGCACTGGAGATGGCCCGGTACGCCGACGAGCGCGGCATCGACACCGTGCAGACCGAGGAGCACCACGGGGCCGCCAACTCCTGGCTCCCCTCCCCCTTCGTCTTCGCCGGCGCCGTCTTCGGTGCCACCCGCCGGATCGCGGTCACGGTCTCCGCGATCATCGGCCCGCTGCACGACCCGCTGCGGCTGGCGGAGGACATCGCGGTCCTCGACCTGCTGAGCGCGGGCCGGCTCGTGACGGTGGCGGGGATCGGCTACCGGCCCGAGGAGTACGAGCGGGCGGGCGTCGAGTGGGGCCGCCGCGGCAGGCTCCAGGACGAGCTGCTGGAAACCCTGCTGCGGGCGTGGACCGGCGAGCCGTTCCCGTACCGGGGGCGCACGGTCCGGGTCACCCCGCGCCCGTACACCCGGCCCCGTCCGATGCTCCTGGTGGGCGGCAGTTCGCGGGCCGCGGCGCGGCGGGCGGCGCGCCTGGGGCTGCCGCTCTTCCCCAGCGCGCACCTGCCGGAGCTGGAGGCGTACTACCACGAGCAGCGCGCCGAGTACGGGACCGAGGGGTTCTGCATGATGCCGGCCGCGAAGACCCCGCTGCTGCATCTCTCCGAGGACCCGGACCGGACCTGGGCGCACTACGGCGAGCACTTCCTGCACGAGGCCCGTACGTACGCCTCCTGGCAGTCCAAGGACATCCGCTCGGCGGTGCGCTCGGCGGCGACGACGGTGGAGGAACTGCGCGCCGAGGGCGTCTACCGGGTGCTCACGCCGCAGCAGTGCGCGGAGCTGGACACCGACAGCCTGGTGCTGCATCCGCTGTGCGGCGGGATGCCCGTCGAGGAGGCGTGGCGCAGTCTGCGGCTGTTCTGCGAGACGGCCGGAAACGGAACCGCCCCGGCTCAGCAGGGCTGA
- the ftsY gene encoding signal recognition particle-docking protein FtsY, which yields MEIVILAVVIALVAVGLISGLVVSSRKKKQLPTPPPSSTPTITPPAEPHVGEEAEAPRDEARRTIEEAGLPDTAGEAPATAEPEAPAAPAIEIPEPTAGRLVRLRARLARSQNSLGKGLLTLLSRDNLDEDTWEEIEDTLLTADVGVAPTQELVERLRERVRVLGTRTPDELRTLLREELVALLGPELDREVRTEGGADTPGVVMVVGVNGTGKTTTTGKLARVLVADGRSVVLGAADTFRAAAADQLQTWGERVGARTVRGPEGGDPASIAFDAVKEGIAEGADVVLIDTAGRLHTKTGLMDELGKVKRVVEKHGPLDEILLVLDATTGQNGLVQARVFAEVVDITGIVLTKLDGTAKGGIVIAVQRELGVPVKLIGLGEGPDDLAPFEPGAFVDALIGD from the coding sequence ATGGAAATCGTCATCCTTGCTGTAGTCATCGCCCTGGTCGCGGTCGGCCTGATCAGCGGGCTCGTGGTCAGCAGCCGCAAGAAGAAGCAGCTGCCGACCCCGCCGCCGTCGAGCACGCCGACCATCACTCCTCCCGCCGAACCCCATGTCGGCGAGGAAGCCGAGGCGCCGCGCGACGAAGCGCGGCGCACCATCGAGGAGGCCGGTCTCCCGGACACCGCGGGGGAAGCCCCGGCCACCGCCGAACCGGAGGCGCCCGCCGCCCCCGCGATCGAAATCCCCGAGCCCACCGCGGGCCGTCTCGTACGGCTGCGCGCCCGGCTCGCCCGCTCCCAGAACTCCCTGGGCAAGGGCCTGCTCACCCTGCTGTCCCGGGACAACCTCGACGAGGACACGTGGGAGGAGATCGAGGACACCCTCCTCACCGCCGACGTCGGCGTCGCTCCCACCCAGGAACTCGTGGAGCGGCTCCGTGAACGGGTCCGCGTCCTCGGCACCCGTACCCCCGACGAGCTGCGCACGCTGCTGCGCGAGGAGCTCGTCGCTCTCCTCGGTCCCGAACTCGACCGCGAGGTCAGGACGGAGGGCGGGGCCGACACCCCCGGCGTCGTGATGGTCGTCGGTGTCAACGGCACCGGCAAGACCACCACCACCGGCAAGCTGGCCCGGGTGCTCGTCGCCGACGGCCGCAGCGTCGTGCTCGGCGCGGCCGACACCTTCCGTGCCGCCGCCGCGGATCAGCTGCAGACCTGGGGCGAGCGCGTCGGCGCCCGCACCGTCCGCGGGCCCGAGGGCGGCGACCCCGCGTCGATCGCCTTCGACGCGGTGAAGGAAGGTATCGCCGAGGGCGCCGATGTCGTGCTCATCGACACCGCGGGCCGTCTGCACACCAAGACCGGTCTGATGGACGAGCTCGGCAAGGTCAAGCGGGTCGTCGAGAAGCACGGGCCGCTCGACGAGATCCTGCTCGTCCTGGACGCGACCACCGGTCAGAACGGTCTGGTGCAGGCCCGCGTCTTCGCCGAGGTCGTCGACATCACCGGCATCGTCCTGACCAAGCTGGACGGGACCGCCAAGGGCGGCATCGTGATCGCCGTCCAGCGCGAGCTGGGCGTACCGGTGAAGCTCATCGGACTCGGCGAGGGTCCCGACGACCTCGCCCCGTTCGAGCCCGGTGCGTTCGTGGACGCGCTGATCGGCGACTGA
- a CDS encoding bifunctional DNA primase/polymerase produces the protein MGFTIGGIREMRSGSRRRGRSAEGTAVAEYTGLWGWAVTPGARASAGACSCGDTVCPAPGAHPLDFAEEVPAGAPLDIAAGAWAEVPGAAMLLPVGRTFDILDVAEAAGRRALVRLERMGLPLGPVAATPTGRAQFFVAPGAAAELPELLYRMGWDDADLDLRALGAGSHITAPPSDLGGLGPVRWLRPPVPDTAGTPPQARLLLGTLAYICHRL, from the coding sequence ATGGGCTTCACGATCGGCGGCATCCGTGAGATGCGATCCGGCTCGCGGCGCCGCGGCCGTTCGGCCGAGGGCACGGCGGTGGCCGAGTACACAGGACTCTGGGGCTGGGCGGTGACGCCGGGCGCGCGGGCCTCCGCGGGCGCGTGCTCGTGCGGCGACACGGTCTGCCCCGCCCCCGGCGCACACCCGCTGGACTTCGCCGAGGAGGTCCCGGCCGGCGCCCCGCTCGACATCGCGGCTGGCGCCTGGGCCGAGGTCCCCGGCGCCGCGATGCTGCTCCCCGTCGGCCGCACCTTCGACATCCTGGATGTCGCCGAAGCGGCCGGGCGCCGTGCGCTGGTGCGGCTGGAGCGGATGGGGCTGCCGCTCGGGCCGGTGGCCGCCACGCCGACCGGGCGCGCACAGTTCTTCGTGGCCCCCGGGGCCGCGGCCGAACTCCCCGAGCTGCTCTACCGGATGGGCTGGGACGACGCGGACCTCGATCTGCGGGCGCTGGGCGCCGGCTCCCACATCACCGCCCCGCCGTCCGACCTCGGTGGCCTGGGACCGGTCCGCTGGCTGCGCCCGCCGGTGCCGGACACCGCGGGCACTCCCCCGCAGGCGCGACTCCTGCTGGGCACGCTGGCGTACATCTGCCACCGCCTGTAG
- the nsdA gene encoding transcriptional repressor NsdA, whose translation MSGSGAGEANAGKRPNGQLGSWFVRSGWSKGELARQVNRRARQMGAHHISTDTSRVRRWLDGEQPREPIPRILSELFSERFGAVVAVEDLGLRTAHQSPSVSGVDLPWAGPQTVALLSEFSRSDLMLARRGFLGSSLALAAGPALIEPMQRWLVPVAAGAPAEPESPAASRRPSRLSGPELDLLESTTAMFRQWDAQCGGGLRRKAVVGQLHEVTDLLQEPQPQATATRLFRCAAELAELAGWMSYDVGLQPTAQKYFVLALHASKEAGDKPLGSYVLSSMSRQMIHLGRPDDALELIHLAQYGSRDCATPRTQAMLYAMEARAYANMGQPSKCKRAVRMAEDTFLDAGLDGEPEPDWIRFFSEAELNGENAHSYRDLAYVAGRSPTYASLAEPVMEKAVELFGEDDEHQRSYALNLIGMATVHLLKREPEQSTVLATQALRVARKVRSERVNTRLRKTVDTAARDFGDVSDVARLTDLLHEQLPETAEAV comes from the coding sequence GTGAGTGGCAGCGGCGCAGGCGAGGCGAATGCCGGGAAGCGCCCCAATGGGCAATTGGGATCATGGTTCGTGCGGAGTGGCTGGTCGAAGGGCGAGCTCGCACGACAGGTGAACCGGCGGGCGCGGCAGATGGGCGCCCATCACATCAGCACCGACACCTCCCGGGTGCGGCGCTGGCTCGACGGGGAACAGCCCCGCGAGCCGATCCCGCGCATTCTCTCCGAGCTCTTCTCGGAGCGCTTCGGCGCCGTCGTCGCCGTCGAGGACCTCGGGCTGCGTACGGCACACCAGTCGCCCTCCGTGTCCGGTGTCGACCTGCCGTGGGCCGGACCGCAGACCGTCGCCCTGCTGTCCGAGTTCTCCCGCAGCGACCTGATGCTCGCCCGGCGCGGCTTCCTCGGCTCCTCGCTCGCCCTCGCCGCCGGCCCCGCGCTGATCGAACCCATGCAGCGCTGGCTCGTGCCCGTTGCCGCCGGTGCACCCGCCGAACCCGAGTCGCCCGCCGCGTCCCGCCGTCCCTCCCGGCTCTCCGGCCCCGAGCTGGACCTGCTGGAATCCACCACGGCGATGTTCCGCCAGTGGGACGCCCAGTGCGGCGGCGGACTGCGGCGCAAGGCCGTCGTCGGTCAGCTCCACGAGGTCACCGACCTGCTGCAGGAGCCGCAGCCCCAGGCCACCGCGACCCGGCTCTTCCGGTGCGCGGCCGAACTGGCCGAGCTGGCGGGCTGGATGAGCTACGACGTGGGCCTCCAGCCCACCGCCCAGAAGTACTTCGTCCTCGCCCTGCACGCCTCCAAGGAGGCCGGCGACAAGCCCCTCGGCTCGTACGTGCTCTCCAGCATGAGCCGCCAGATGATCCACCTCGGGCGGCCCGACGACGCCCTGGAACTCATCCATCTCGCGCAGTACGGCAGCCGGGACTGCGCCACCCCGCGCACCCAGGCCATGCTGTATGCGATGGAGGCCCGCGCCTACGCCAACATGGGCCAGCCCAGCAAGTGCAAGCGGGCGGTCCGGATGGCCGAGGACACCTTCCTCGACGCCGGGCTCGACGGCGAACCCGAGCCCGACTGGATCCGGTTCTTCTCCGAGGCCGAACTCAACGGGGAGAACGCCCACTCCTACCGTGACCTGGCCTATGTCGCCGGCCGCAGCCCCACCTACGCCTCGCTCGCCGAGCCCGTCATGGAGAAGGCGGTCGAGCTCTTCGGCGAGGACGACGAGCACCAGCGGTCGTACGCGCTCAACCTGATCGGCATGGCCACCGTCCATCTGCTCAAGCGGGAGCCCGAGCAGTCCACCGTGCTCGCCACCCAGGCCCTGCGGGTCGCCAGGAAGGTCCGCTCCGAGCGGGTCAACACCCGCCTCCGCAAGACCGTCGACACCGCTGCCAGGGACTTCGGCGACGTGTCCGACGTCGCCAGGCTCACCGACCTGCTCCACGAGCAGCTGCCGGAGACCGCCGAAGCGGTCTGA
- a CDS encoding ammonium transporter, translated as MPPGITTLAADAPELSAANTGFMLICSALVMLMTPALAFFYGGMVRVKSTLNMLMMSFISLGIVTILWVLYGFSMAFGADIGSVVGWTSDYVGLSGIGVTELWDGYTIPVYVFAVFQLMFAILTPALISGALADRVKFTSWALFITLWVTVVYFPVAHWVWGAGGWLFEMGVIDFAGGTAVHINAGAAALGVILVIGKRIGFKKDPMRPHSLPLVMLGAGLLWFGWFGFNAGSWLGNDDGVGAVMFVNTQVATAAAMLAWLGYEKLRHGSFTTLGAASGAVAGLVAITPSGGAVSPLGAIAVGAIAGVLCAMAVGLKYKFGYDDSLDVVGVHLVGGVAGSLLVGFFATGGVQSDAKGLFYGGGLDQLGKQAVGVVAVLAYSLVVSALLAFLLDKTIGMRVPEDDEISGIDQVEHAETAYDFSGAGGGAAPRTSAAVQDTKAAAKTKKVDA; from the coding sequence ATGCCCCCAGGCATCACGACGCTTGCCGCAGACGCCCCTGAGCTGTCTGCCGCCAATACCGGGTTCATGCTCATCTGCTCGGCTCTGGTGATGCTCATGACCCCGGCCCTGGCCTTCTTCTACGGAGGCATGGTCCGCGTCAAGAGCACCCTCAACATGCTGATGATGAGCTTCATCAGCCTCGGGATCGTCACGATCCTGTGGGTGCTCTACGGATTCAGCATGGCGTTCGGCGCCGACATCGGCTCGGTCGTCGGCTGGACCTCGGACTACGTCGGACTCAGCGGGATCGGCGTCACCGAACTCTGGGACGGCTACACCATCCCGGTCTACGTCTTCGCCGTCTTCCAGCTGATGTTCGCCATCCTCACCCCGGCCCTGATCAGCGGCGCGCTCGCCGACCGGGTCAAGTTCACCTCCTGGGCCCTGTTCATCACGCTCTGGGTCACCGTCGTCTACTTCCCGGTCGCGCACTGGGTCTGGGGCGCGGGCGGCTGGCTCTTCGAGATGGGCGTCATCGACTTCGCCGGTGGTACGGCCGTCCACATCAACGCGGGTGCCGCGGCGCTCGGCGTGATCCTCGTCATCGGTAAGCGCATCGGCTTCAAGAAGGACCCGATGCGGCCGCACAGCCTGCCGCTCGTCATGCTCGGTGCCGGTCTCCTCTGGTTCGGCTGGTTCGGCTTCAACGCCGGCTCGTGGCTGGGCAACGACGACGGCGTCGGCGCGGTCATGTTCGTCAACACGCAGGTGGCCACCGCCGCCGCGATGCTCGCCTGGCTCGGTTACGAGAAGCTCCGCCACGGCTCCTTCACCACGCTGGGCGCAGCCTCCGGTGCCGTCGCCGGCCTCGTCGCCATCACCCCGTCCGGTGGTGCGGTCAGCCCGCTCGGTGCCATCGCCGTCGGTGCCATCGCCGGTGTCCTGTGCGCCATGGCGGTCGGCCTGAAGTACAAGTTCGGCTACGACGACTCCCTGGACGTCGTCGGTGTCCACCTCGTCGGCGGTGTCGCGGGATCCCTGCTCGTCGGCTTCTTCGCCACGGGTGGTGTCCAGTCCGACGCCAAGGGCCTCTTCTACGGCGGCGGCCTCGACCAGCTCGGCAAGCAGGCCGTCGGAGTCGTCGCGGTCCTGGCGTACTCTCTGGTCGTCTCCGCGCTCCTCGCCTTCCTGCTGGACAAGACGATCGGGATGCGGGTTCCCGAGGACGACGAGATCTCCGGTATCGACCAGGTCGAACACGCCGAGACCGCATACGACTTCAGCGGCGCCGGAGGCGGCGCGGCCCCGCGCACCTCGGCAGCGGTCCAGGACACGAAGGCAGCAGCGAAGACGAAGAAGGTGGACGCATGA
- a CDS encoding P-II family nitrogen regulator, which translates to MKLITAVVKPHRLDEIKEALQAFGIQGLTVTEASGYGRQRGHTEVYRGAEYTVDLVPKIRIEVLVEDEDAEQLIDVVVKAARTGKIGDGKVWSVPVETAIRVRTGERGPDAL; encoded by the coding sequence ATGAAGCTCATCACCGCGGTCGTGAAGCCGCACCGGCTCGACGAGATCAAGGAGGCCCTGCAGGCGTTCGGCATCCAGGGACTCACGGTCACGGAGGCCAGCGGCTACGGGCGTCAGCGCGGCCACACCGAGGTCTACCGCGGTGCCGAGTACACCGTCGATCTCGTACCGAAGATCCGTATCGAGGTCCTCGTCGAGGACGAGGACGCCGAACAGCTCATCGACGTCGTCGTCAAGGCCGCCCGCACCGGCAAGATCGGTGACGGCAAGGTCTGGAGCGTGCCGGTCGAGACCGCGATCCGCGTACGGACCGGGGAACGCGGCCCCGACGCGCTCTGA
- a CDS encoding [protein-PII] uridylyltransferase — protein MTSTEATTESEASGPSGYAAARLRLLQEKAQSGPPRRAALAALTDDWLSTLFATAAEEAGVRGAALVAVGGYGRGELSPRSDLDLLLLHDGSADAGAIATLADRVWYPVWDLGLALDHSVRTPAEARKTAGEDLKVQLGLLDARPVAGDLGLAAGLRTAILADWRNQAPKRLPALDELCRERAERMGELQFLLEPDLKEARGGLRDATALRAVAASWVADAPREGLSEARRILLDARDALHLTTGRATDRLALQEQDQVATELGLLDADALLRQVYEAARTVSYATDVTWREVNRVLRARSVRPRLRAMLGGGKPVPDRTPLADGVVEADGEVVLARTVRPERDPVLTLRAAAAAAESGLPLSRHLVRHLASAARPLSVPWPAEAREELVTLLGAGEATVGVWEALEAEGIITRLLPDWERVHCRPQRNPVHTWTVDRHLVETAVRAATLTRRVGRPDLLLVAALLHDIGKGWPGDHSVAGEVIARDMAGRIGFDKHDVGVIATLVRHHLLLIETATRRDLDDPATVRSVATAVGTASTLELLHALTEADALATGPAAWSTWRASLVTDLVGRVAAVLAGEAPPEQEPAAPGAEHERLAIEALRTGEPVLALRAQTETPDEDGEPEPVGVELLIALPDRPGVLPAAAGVLALHRLTVRAADLRAVELPTELGESADLLLLSWRVAAEYGSLPQAARLRADLVRALDGSLDIRARLAEREAAYPRRRGVKAPPPRVTVAAAGSQVATVIEVRAQDAPGLLHRIGRALEQSAVRVRSAHVSTLGANAVDAFYVTGPDGEPLSDVRAAEVARELEKALG, from the coding sequence GTGACGAGCACTGAAGCGACCACCGAATCCGAAGCATCGGGACCCAGCGGCTACGCGGCGGCCCGGCTGCGCCTCCTCCAGGAGAAGGCGCAGTCCGGGCCGCCGCGCCGTGCTGCCCTCGCCGCGCTGACCGACGACTGGCTGAGCACGCTCTTCGCCACCGCGGCGGAGGAGGCGGGCGTCCGGGGCGCCGCCCTCGTGGCCGTCGGCGGTTACGGCCGCGGCGAGCTCTCCCCGCGCAGCGACCTCGACCTGCTGCTCCTGCACGACGGCAGCGCCGACGCCGGAGCGATCGCCACCCTCGCCGACCGTGTCTGGTACCCCGTCTGGGACCTCGGTCTCGCCCTCGACCACTCCGTACGCACCCCCGCAGAGGCCCGGAAGACGGCCGGCGAGGACCTCAAGGTCCAGCTCGGACTGCTCGACGCGAGGCCCGTCGCCGGAGACCTCGGCCTCGCCGCCGGACTGCGCACCGCGATCCTCGCCGACTGGCGCAACCAGGCCCCCAAGCGCCTGCCCGCCCTGGACGAGCTGTGCCGCGAGCGGGCCGAGCGCATGGGCGAGCTCCAGTTCCTCCTGGAACCCGACCTGAAGGAAGCCCGCGGCGGTCTGCGCGACGCCACCGCCCTGCGCGCCGTCGCCGCGTCCTGGGTCGCCGACGCCCCGCGCGAAGGGCTCTCCGAAGCCCGCCGGATCCTCCTCGACGCCCGCGACGCCCTCCACCTCACCACCGGCCGCGCCACCGACCGGCTCGCCCTCCAGGAACAGGACCAGGTCGCCACCGAGCTGGGCCTCCTGGACGCCGACGCCCTGCTCCGGCAGGTCTACGAGGCCGCCCGCACCGTCTCGTACGCCACCGACGTCACCTGGCGCGAGGTCAACCGGGTGCTGCGCGCCCGCTCCGTCCGGCCCCGGCTGCGCGCGATGCTGGGCGGCGGCAAGCCCGTACCCGACCGCACCCCGCTCGCCGACGGGGTCGTGGAGGCGGACGGCGAAGTCGTCCTCGCCCGCACCGTACGTCCCGAGCGGGACCCCGTCCTCACCCTCCGGGCCGCCGCAGCAGCCGCGGAGTCCGGGCTGCCGCTCTCCCGCCATCTCGTACGCCACCTCGCGAGCGCCGCCCGCCCGCTGTCCGTGCCGTGGCCCGCCGAGGCCCGCGAGGAGCTGGTCACCCTCCTCGGGGCCGGCGAGGCCACCGTGGGGGTCTGGGAGGCACTCGAAGCGGAAGGGATCATCACCCGGCTCCTGCCGGACTGGGAGCGGGTGCACTGCCGCCCGCAGCGCAACCCCGTCCACACCTGGACCGTCGACCGCCATCTCGTCGAGACCGCCGTCCGCGCCGCCACCCTCACCCGCCGCGTCGGACGCCCCGACCTCCTCCTCGTCGCCGCGCTGCTCCACGACATCGGCAAGGGCTGGCCCGGCGACCACTCCGTCGCGGGGGAGGTCATCGCCCGCGACATGGCGGGCCGCATCGGCTTCGACAAGCACGACGTGGGCGTCATCGCCACCCTCGTACGCCACCATCTGCTGCTCATCGAGACCGCCACCCGGCGCGACCTCGACGACCCGGCGACGGTCCGTTCCGTCGCCACCGCGGTCGGTACCGCCTCCACCCTGGAGCTCCTGCACGCCCTCACCGAGGCCGACGCCCTCGCGACCGGCCCCGCCGCCTGGAGCACCTGGCGCGCCTCGCTCGTCACCGACCTCGTCGGACGCGTCGCCGCCGTACTCGCCGGAGAGGCCCCGCCGGAACAGGAACCGGCCGCGCCGGGCGCCGAACACGAACGCCTCGCCATCGAAGCCCTGCGCACCGGCGAACCCGTCCTCGCCCTGCGCGCCCAGACCGAGACCCCGGACGAGGACGGCGAACCGGAACCGGTCGGTGTCGAACTTCTCATCGCCCTGCCCGACCGCCCCGGCGTCCTGCCCGCGGCGGCCGGAGTTCTCGCGCTGCACCGCCTCACGGTCCGCGCCGCCGATCTGCGCGCCGTCGAGCTCCCCACCGAGCTGGGCGAGAGCGCCGATCTGCTGCTGCTCAGCTGGCGGGTCGCCGCCGAGTACGGATCGCTCCCGCAGGCCGCCCGGCTCCGTGCCGACCTCGTACGCGCCCTGGACGGCTCGCTGGACATCCGGGCCCGTCTCGCCGAACGCGAAGCCGCCTATCCCCGCCGGCGCGGGGTGAAGGCCCCGCCGCCCCGGGTGACCGTCGCCGCGGCGGGTTCCCAGGTCGCCACGGTGATCGAGGTCCGGGCCCAGGACGCCCCGGGGCTGCTGCACCGGATCGGCCGGGCCCTGGAGCAGAGCGCCGTACGGGTGCGCAGCGCCCACGTCTCGACGCTCGGGGCGAACGCGGTGGACGCGTTCTATGTCACGGGACCGGACGGCGAACCGCTCTCCGACGTACGGGCGGCGGAGGTCGCCCGGGAGCTGGAGAAGGCGCTCGGCTGA